CGCCATCGAGTACGTCGAATCCGATGTCTACAAGGCCAGCGAGGCACTGCCCAACGCTGCGTTCGACCTGGTCTACACCGGCATCGGCGCCCTGTGCTGGCTGCCCAGCGTCGACACCTGGGCGCGTAACGTCAGCGCCCTGCTCAAGCCCGGTGGCCGGCTGTTCATCCGCGAAGGCCACCCGATGCTCTGGGCCGTGGACGAACGCCGCGAGGACGGGCTGTTGGTGACGCTGCCCTACTTCGAGCACCGCGAACCGCTGGTCTGGGACGACGACAGCACCTACGTCAGCACCGACCGCCGGCTCAAGGCCACGGTCACCCATGCCTGGAACCACGGCCTGGGGGAGATCGTCAGCGCGCTGCTCAGCCACGGCCTGGACATCACCGGCCTGGTCGAGCACCAGAGCGTCCCCTGGGAGGCCCTGCCCGGGCAGATGCGCTGCGACGAGCACGGCGAATGGCACCTCAAGGAAGCGCCCCTGCGCCTGCCGCTGAGCTACACCCTGCAAGCCGTCAAGCGCTGAACCTTGCGCCCACCAAAAAGCCCGCTGGACTCTACATCCAGCGGGCTTTCTGCATTACGTGATTCCCTGTAGCCGCTGCCGAGCCCTGGCGAGGCTGCGATCGACTGCGCAGCAGGCGCCAAACCTGTGCATGCGTTGGGTCTGACTAAACGGGGTGCCCCTGTTACGGCCGCTTCGCGCCCGATCGCAGCCTCGCCCAGGCTCGGCAGCGGCTACAGGCAGCGGCGACAAGACCAGGGGTGGTCAGTTGGCCGCGGCGGCATCCATCTTCTGGCGCAGGCTCAGCGGGCGCATGTCGGTCCAGACCTCTTCGATATAGGCCAGGCATTCCTTTTTCAGGCCGCTCTTGCCCACGGTGCGCCAGCCTTGGGGCACCGCCTTGTAGTCCGGCCAGATCGAATACTGTTCCTCGTGGTTGACCACTACCTGAAAGAGGATGTCCTCGCGGTCAAATACTGACGTCATTGCTTGTCTCCATCGCTGTAAGGCTCGCTGCGCCAAGCGCGCAGCGGTTGTGAATAAGGAACGTGCCACTGCGGCGAAAAATTAGAGGCTGGCCACCGCCGCGGCCAGGGCCTTGCTGAAGATTTCCGCCACCTCGTCGATTTGCGCCGCGCTGATCACCAGCGGCGGCAGGAACCGCACCACGCTGCCATGGCGCCCGCCCATCTCCAGGATCAACCCGCGCTTGAGGCATTCGCGCTGCACCAGCGGCGCCAGGCGGCTGAACTGCGGCGGATGGCCCAGGGCGTCTTTTTCGCCGCTCGGATCCACCAGTTCCACCCCGAGCATCAGGCCGCGCCCACGGATGTCGCCCATCTGCGGGTAGTCGCGCTGCAGGATCCGCAAATGCTCGCTCAGGCGCTCGCCCATGGCCGCCGCGTGTTCGGCCACATGGTGTTCCTTGAGGTAGCGCATCACCGCGGAGCCGGTGGCCATGGCCATCTGGTTGCCGCGGAAGGTGCCGGCATGGGCGCCGGGCAACCAGGTGTCGAGCCAGTCGCGGTAGACCACCACCGCCATCGGCAGGCTGCCGCCGATGGCCTTGGACATCACCACCACATCCGGGATGATCCCCGCATGTTCGAAGGCGAACATCTTGCCGGTGCGGGCGAAACCGCTCTGGATCTCGTCGACGATCAAGGCCACGCCGGCCTTCTCGGTGATCCGCCGCACACCGCGCAGCCAGTCGAGGTCGGCGGGAATCACCCCGCCTTCGCCCTGCACGGCTTCGACGATGATCGCCGCCGGCAGCTGCACGCCGGCTTCCGGGTCGCTCAGCAGGTTTTCCAGGTAGCTCAGGTTGGCCTTCACCCCGGCCGCACCGCCCAGGCCGAACGGGCAGCGGTAGTCGTAGGGAAACGGCAGGATCTGCACGCCATTGCTCAGCAGCGCGCCCAGCGGCCGCTTCGGCCCCAGGCTGCCCATCAGGCTCAGGGCACCCTGGGTCATGCCGTGGTAGGCGCCCTGGAACGACAGCACGGTGCTGCGGCCGGTGGCGGTGCGCGCCAGCTTCAACGCGGCTTCCACCGCGTCGGTGCCGGTGGGGCCGCAGAACTGGATTTTCGCCTCGGCGGCCAGCTCCGGCGGCAACAGGCCGAACAGGTCCTGGACGAACCGGTCCTTGACCGGGGTGGTCAGGTCCAGGGTCAGCAGCGGCAGCTCATCGGCCAGCACCTGCTGGATGGCCTCGATCACCACCGGGTGGTTGTGGCCCAGGGCCAGGGTCCCGGCGCCGGCCAGGCAATCGATGAAACGCCGGCCCTCGACGTCCTCGACATAAATGCCCCGCGCGCGCTTGAGCGCCAGGGGAATGCGCCGCGGGTAGCTGCGGGCGTTGGATTCCTGCTGGTTCTGCCGCGCCAGCAACGGCGATTCGGTGAACTGGTAAAGCGTCTCGGCCGGCGCGGGGCTGGTCCGCGCGGGCTGATCGTCGACAAGGCTGGTAGCAACTGACATCTCTCGAATCCTCACGCTGATGAGTTGAGCGAAACCGCACACCACGCAGGTACGCCGCCGGTTCAGCGCGCACTCGCAGGTTTTCCTGTTCTGGAAACGCATCAGCGGGGGGAGGATTTACACCCGGGAGAGGGTTTATTGCGGATCAACCATAAGGTTGTGGTGAATATCAGAATGTCATCGCGGGCAAGCCTCGCTCCTACAGAAGAATGCGTTCCTCTGTAGGAGCGAGCGGGCGGCGATCCGACTTGCCCGCGATAAGGCCGTCAGGCCGACTGCAACGGCATGGTCAACTCGACGCGCAGCCCATCGGGCCGGCTGTCGAAACGCAGCACACAGCCGCAACGCTGGACAATCGCCTGCACGATCGCCAGGCCCAGGCCGCAGCCGGTGCTCTGGCCGTTGCGCCAGAAACGCTGGGTCAGGTGCTGCAGGTCGTCCTCGGGAATGCCGCTGCCGTGGTCGCGCACCTGGAAGCGCACGCGGTTGCCGATGGTTTCCAGGTTCAGGTCCACCGGCGCATCGCTCGGGGTATGGCGCAGGGCGTTGTCCAGCAGGTTGCGCAAGGCGGCGATGGCCAGCACCGAAGGCATTTCCAGAGGCGCCGCCGACACCCGCTCGTCGACATGCAACCGCACCCGCTGCCGCGCACCGCTGGCGGCATCCTGGATCGCGGTCTGCGCCACCTGCTCGGCACTGCACTGCACGCCATCCTCGAACGACAGGCTGCCTTCGACCCGCGCCAGCAGCAACAGCTGCTCCAGGGTCCGGTGCAAGCGGTCGGCGCCCTCTTCGGCGCGCGCCAGGGATTGGTCGCGCGCCGCGCCTTCGGTCATGCGCGCCACCTGCAGGTGGGTCTTGATCGCCGTCAGCGGGCTGCGCAATTCGTGGGCCGCGTCGCCGGTCAGGCGGCGTTCGCGCTCGATGGTCTTGCCGATACGCTGGAACAGCTGGTTCTGGGTTTCCAGCAGCGGCCGCAACTCGCTGGGCAGCGGGTGGATCTGCAACGGCTCCAGGGAGTCGGCGCTGCGCCGCATCAAGGCATCGCGCATGCGGTTCAGCGGCGCCAGGCCCTGGCCCATCCCCAGCCACAACAGCCACAGGCACGCCAGCAGGGCCACGCCCACCGGCACCGAGGCCGCCAGCAGCACCGACAGGTTCAGCGCCTCGCGCTCGACCTGGCGGTCGGCGGTGGTAATGCGCAGGTCGCCCCGGGCCAGGGTGAAACTGCGCCAGCGCACGCCGTCGATCATCTGGTCGTGAAAGCCCATGCGTTCGGCTTCGAGCTTTTCATCGGGGTGGTTGTGGCTGCGGGCGAGGATCTCGCCGCGCAGGGAACTGACTTGGCAGGCCATGCCCCCGGGAATGTTCAGCTGCTCGGCGCTGAAATGGGTGCCCTCGCCCTTGCTCGGCAACGCCGGCAACTGCTCCAGCAGGCCGGCGACCATGCGCGCCGACGCCACCAGGCGCTGGTCCAGGGAGAACATCATCTGGTTGCGCAAGTCGCTGAACATCCAGGCCGACGCCAGCGCCCAGATCAGCACGAACGCCGCGCCGATGGTCAGGCTCAGGCGCAGACGCAGGCTCACCACTTACGCCTCCTCCCCGCCATCCGCCGGCCCCAGGCGATAGCCCAGGCCGCGCACCGTCTCGACGATGCCGTTGCCGAGCTTGCGCCGCAGGTGGTGGATATGCACGTTGAGGGCATTGCTTTCCAGCTCGTCGTTGAAACCGTAGACGCTGTCCTTGAGCTGCTCGCTGGACAGCACCCGGCCGCGGTTGTGCAACAGCGCCTGGAGCAGTGCCTGCTCGCGCCGCGACAGGTCCACCGGCTGGCCGCCGAGCAGGGTTTCGCGGGTGCTCGGGTCGTAGCTCAGGCGGCCATGCTCGATCAGGTTGACACTGCGCCCCGCCACTCGCCGCAGCAGGGTGTGCAAGCGCGCCGCCAGCTCACGCAGGTCGAAGGGCTTGAGCAGGTAATCGTCGGCGCCGGCCTGCAAGCCGTCGACCCGGTCGGTGACCGAGTCCCGCGCGGTGAGGATCAGCACCGGAATCTCCAGGCCGGCGTGGCGCTGCTGCTTGAGCAGTTTCAGGCCGTCTTCGTCGGGCAGGCCGAGGTCGAGCACCATCACGTCGAACTGGGCCACCGCGAGCATGGCCCGCGCCGCCGAGGCGCTGGCCACGTGCTCGACCGTCAGGCCCTGGGCCGTGAGGCCGGCGACGATCCCGCTGGCGATCAACTCATCATCTTCACAGACCAGTACGTGCATGGAGAAACCTGTAGAAAAGGAGGCATTAAAACTATCATCGATTAAGCCGACATTATGCCTGCACCGCCAGTGTCACAAGGCGTGCAGGGTTAATCATCGGTTAATCGCCATCGGCCATTGTGCCGTCCACTTGCACCGGCTTAAGGCTTTTCCATGCGTCGTCTGTTCATCCTGCTGTTCATGCTGCTGTCGGGCCTGGCCCAGGCGGGCAACAACCCGTTCGAGGTCAAGCCCGACTTTCTCCCGGTCGGCAAAGCCTTCGTCTTCACCTCCGAGCGCCTGGCGTCGGGGGAAACCCAGCTGTTCTGGCAGATCGCCGACGGTTATTACCTGTATCAGCAGCGTCTGCGCTTCGACGGCCTGGCAGACGCACAAAAACCGGCGCTGCCCGAGGGCGAGGCGCACAGCGACGAATTCTTCGGCGCGCAGCAGGTATATCGCCAGGGCCTGGAACTGAAAATCCCCGCCGGCGCCACCGGCAAGGTCAAGGTCGGCTGGCAGGGCTGCGCCGATGCCGGCCTGTGCTACCCGCCGCAGTCCATGGAAGTCGACCTGGGCGGCAGCCCGGCCGCCGCCAGTACGACCACTAACGAAGCCACCGACCAGGCCCTGGCCAGCGGCCTGCAACAGCGGGCCCTGGGCTGGAGCCTGCTGGTGTTCTTCGGCCTGGGCCTGTTGCTGGCCTTCGCCCCCTGCTCGCTGCCGATGCTGCCGATCCTCGCCGGCCTGGTGGTGGGCAGCGGCGCCAGCCCGCGCCGCGGCCTGGCCCTGGCCGGCAGCTATGTGCTGTGCATGGCCCTGGTGTATGCCGCCATGGGCGTGCTGGCCGCGCTGCTGGGCGCCAACTTGCAGGCCCTGTTGCAACAGCCGTGGCTGCTGGGCAGCTTCGCCGCAGTGTTCGTGCTCCTCGCGCTGCCGATGTTCGGTTTCTTCGAATTGCAGTTGCCGGCGGCCCTGCGCGACCGCCTGGAAAACGCCAGTCGCTCGCGCCGCGGCGGCAGCCTGGTGGGCGCCGGGGTGCTCGGCGCGCTGTCCGGCCTGCTGGTCGGCCCGTGCATGACCGCGCCGCTGGCCGGCGCCCTGTTGTACATCGCGCAGAGCGGCAACGCCCTGCACGGTGGCTTGATCCTGTTCGTCATGGGCCTGGGTATCGGCCTGCCGCTGTTGCTGCTGGTGACCGTGGGCAACCGCTTCCTGCCCAAGCCCGGCCCGTGGATGAACCTGCTCAAGGGCCTGTTCGGCTTCCTGTTCCTGGGCACCGCCATCGTGCTGCTGCGCCCGGTACTCGCCGAGTCGCTGTGGATCGGCCTGTGGGGCGCGCTGGCGCTGGTCCTGGCCTACACCGCCTGGCAACAGAGGCAGGCCGCCGGGCGCGCCGGCCATCTGTTCGGCGCCGGCGCGGTGGTATTCGGCCTGTGGGGCAGCCTGCTGCTGGTGGGCGCCGCCGGTGGCAGCGACGACCTGTGGCGACCGCTCAAGGTCTACAGCGGCGGCACTGGCGGGGCGACAGTCAGCGCCCACGATGCCTTCACCACCGTCAAGGACCCGGCCGCCCTGCAGAACGCCCTCGACACCGCCAAGGCCCAGGGCCAGTGGGTGCTGCTGGACTACTACGCCGACTGGTGTGTGTCGTGCAAGATCATGGAGAAACAGGTGTTCGGCCAGCCCCAGGTCCTCGAGGCCCTGAAAGAGGTGCGCCTGCTGCGCCTGGACGTGACGGCCGACAACGCCGCCAGCCGCGAACTGCTCAACCGGTATAAAGTGCCCGGGCCGCCGAGCCTGCTGTGGATCGGCCCGGACGGCGAAGAACGGCGCAGCCAGCGGATTACCGGCGAGGTAGACGCCGCTGCCTTCCTGCAACGTTGGACCGCCACCCGAGAAGCCCATTGATGCTGACCTTTACCATCGGCACCTTTGCCATCGCGCTCAACCACCTGCTGCTGATCAGTGCCCTGGCACTGGCCACCCTGGTCGGCTGGCGAGTGGCCAAGCGCGGCGGCGAGAACCCGGAGTCGGTGCTGTTCGGCCTGTTCCTGCTGGGCATGCTGGCAGCGCGGGTCGGTTTCGTCCTCGCTTACTGGAAACATTACCGCGACGACCTGTGGCAGATCGTCGACCTGCGCGACGGCGGTTTCCTCGCCTGGCCGGGGGTGATCGCCCTGCTGCTGGCCGCCCTCGCCTGGGGCTGGCGCCGCCCGGCCCTGCGCAAGCCGCTGGGCGCCGGCGTCGGCAGCGGCCTGGCGTTCTGGCTGCTCGCCAGCCTGTCCCTGAGCATTTTCGAGCAAGGCACGCGGCTGCCGGAAATCGCCCTGCGCAACGCCGACGGCGGCACCGTGCAACTGACCAGCTACCAGGGCAAACCGCTGGTGATCAACCTCTGGGCCACCTGGTGCCCGCCGTGCCGGCGGGAAATGCCGGTGCTGGAAAAAGCCCAGCAGCAACGCCCCGACCTGACCTTCCTGTTCGTCAACCAGGCCGAAAGCATGCAGAGCGTCACCACCTTCCTGGCCACCCAGGACCTGACCCTGAACAACGTACTGTTCGACGGCAGTGGCCGCCTGGGCCAGGCCGTGGGTTCCATGGCGCTGCCGACCACGCTGTTCTACAGCGCCGACGGACGCATGCTCGGCAGCCACCTCGGCGAGCTGTCCGAGGCCAGCCTGGCCCGCGCCCTGGAATATTTCGAGCAACCGCATTCGGCCACGGCCCCGCAGGCCGCCCCTGTAAGGAAACCACCATGCCCTTCATCCGCCACCTGCTGAGCCTGTCCCTGGGCGCGGCCCTGCTCCAGGCTCCGCTGTTGCACGCCGAAGAACTGCCCGAGGCGATCAAGAAGATCGAAGCCAAGGGCGCCAAGATCGTCGGCAGCTTCGATGCCCCGGATGGCCTCAAGGGTTATGCCGCGCAATACCAGAACCGTGGCATGGCCCTGTACCTGACCCCGGACGGCAAGCATGTGCTGCTGGGCAACCTGTACGACGCCGACGGCAAGGACCTGAGCGCCGAGCCCCTGCAAAAGCTGGTGTACACGCCGATGGCCAAGGAAGTCTGGGCGAAGATGGAAAAGAGCCACTGGATCGCCGACGGCAAGGCCGACGCGCCGCGGGTGGTCTACCTGTTCAGCGACCCCAACTGCCCGTACTGCAATATGTTCTGGGAACAGGCGCGGCCCTGGGTCAATGCCGGCAAGGTGCAGCTGCGGCACATCATGGTCGGCATCATCCGCGAAGACAGCCCGGGCAAATCCGCCGCCCTGCTCGCCGCCAAAGACCCGCAACAAGCCCTGCAAGACCACGAAAAGGCCGGCAAGGGCAGCAGCCTCAAGCCGCTGGACAAGATCCCCGCCGAGGTCCAGGCCAAGCTCGACGCCAACATGGCGCTGATGGACGAACTGGAGCTGTCCGCCACCCCGGCGATCTTCTACCTGGACGACAAGGGCGAACTGCAACAGCAACAAGGCGCGCCCGCGCCGGGCAAGCTGGTGAAGATTCTCGGGCCCAAGTAAGGCGCGAATCCGGCGGCGTTCGATACGCCGCCATCGCGGGCAAGCCTCGCTCCTACAGGGAATGTGCAAATCCTGTAGGAGCGAGGCTTGCCCGCGATAGGGCCCTCAAAAACACCAAAAATCAACGGGCCTGACGCCCATCCAACAACGCATCCACCACCGCCCTGGCCATCTCCACGGAATGGACCATCGACCAGATCAACCCCCGCTCCAGGCCACTGCCGCGTTCGGTGATCTCATCGCTGACTTCTTCGGCGCATTTGAGCAACAGCGAAACATGCACCAGGGCTTCTTCGGCGCTGATGCCTTGGCGGACCTGGAACAAGGAGTCCGGGGTAACACGCACCGACGCGGTGGACGCCAAAGAAGCAAACGGCAGCGCCTCGACAGGTTGCTCGGCCAGGGATTGGCGCAGGGCCTGGTTGGCGAGTTTCAGTTCGGGGTAGCGGTAGGTGCTGGATTCGACGGGTGGATCGGGAACAAGTTTTTTCATGGTTAGGCTCCTGGTAAATAAAGGAGCTGACACCGTTCGCTTGCACACGAATTAAGGGTGGCAGCCATACGCGGGTGTGCAAGACCGAGCTACCAGGTCACTCAGCAGATCCGAGGATCTCCCGCGCATGGCCGCCATAAAGCAGCGGACATGAAAACGCTCACTCACGAATGAGCGCTTATGCATCTGGTAGCGTCGGACTTGCACATCCGTGTCATCGATTTGGCGATGACCAACGCAGGCTAGCCCCGTCCCCCAGCGCACTCAAGCGCGCAGAAGTTTCTAGGAAATACCTTACAAAAGAAAGCGAATTGGCCCCTGTAGCCGCTGCCGAGCCTGCGAGGCTGCGATCGACTGCGCAGCAGGCGCCAAACCTGCCCACGCGGTGTATCAGGCGAAACAGAGGCGCCTGGTTTGCGGCCGCTGCGCGCCCGATCGCAGCCTCGCGGAGCTCGGCAGCGGCTACAGGGCGTGGGATGGCGTGGATCGCGGGTAGGGTCAATCCGGGGTGGCGAGGCTCAGCCTGATAAAACCCAAGGCATCCTTGAAAAGCTGATGCCAGGCCGCGCCAGGCTCGCTCATCAACGGGTGCCAGAAAAACCTGAACTCATGCCCTCCGTCGTCTTCGGCGTGATGCACCCAGGTTTCAGGCAGGGGTTGCGCGACATGGCACTCGTGGAATGCCCACAGGTGCCCCGTCGCAGGGGCGCGCCAGGTTCCCAACGCGCGGACCGCCGTGCCTTGAATCCCCGCCTCTTCGAACAGCTCGCGGGCGGCGGCGACGTCCGTCGGCTCGCCGGGCTCGACGCTGCCCTTGACCAGTTGCAAACCTGCCAGGGGATGTTCGAACGCAAGGATCTCCAGGATTTCACGCCTGCGCAGCACGACCGGGCAGGCTTTATCTACGCTCATGTCAGTTTCTCCTTGCTGGGGTGTTTCGCACCCCGGTCCATTGATCCGGACCGTCGGCAGCTCTAGTCGCGACGCTCGATGATCGCTTGCAGATGTTCGGTCGCCTCGTGCTCGTGCAGGTGGCGGGTCACTTCGTCGACCCAGGCCTGATCCGACTCGATCCCCGCCCAACTGTGGGTCGAGGCGTTGTAATAAGGCCGGTTGTCGAAGGTGTTGATCAGCGCGCGGTTCAAGGTGTCGACGTCGAAGTTGGGGTTGCGCGCGCTTTGCATCATCAGCGAATCCAGCACCCGCTGTTGGTTCTCCGGGCAGGGGTTGATGGCCTGGATACGCGTGGCGCTGAGGACGATGAAGGTCGGCGGGAGGTTCTCAGCAAGGGCGGCCTGCAAGCGGTAATGACCGTCGATGATCACGTAGGACGCCAGGCCGCCGACGTGCCACAGCAGGATTGGCGGCAGGCTGCCTTCGCGGGCCTTTTTGCGCCACCACTTCAAGCGCCCGGCCAGCGGGTCCACGGGGTGCAGGCCGACCAGCCTGCCGCCGCCTTCCCACCAGTCGATCCATTGCACGGTCTCGGGTTGCAGGTTGTCGAGGATGTCTTCGCCGTACAGCGACCAGGTCGGCAGGTGGCTGTGGCTGCCGCTGCCGGAATGGAAGGACCAGGCTGCCAGCCCGCGCTGGGCCACGGCTCGGGCGTTGTCCGGGTTGGGCAGCAGGCCCTGGGCCAGCCAGCGGCCCGGGTAGAGAAAATCGGCGCAGTGCTCGCTCAGTTGCGCGACGAAGAAACGGCTCCAGGCCTTGATCCGCTGTTGCGGTGCCAGGGGCGCATGGCGCTCCACCTGGGCCGAATCGATGGGCGGGATCGGCAGGAACTCCAGTTGCGCCGGCATCGGGTTGCGCACCAGCCAGGCGCCGCAATACCCCTGGGCCACGGTGGCCCAGAACAGCGGCGTGTCGTGCAGCATCAGCTTGATCCGGCCGTTGTGGCCGGTGAGCAGGTGCAACGGCGGCCGGGCCGCCTGGCGCTCGACCGTCACCCCCAGGCCGACCCACTGCCCTTGCAGGTCTTCGATGTCGTGCCAGTACCGTTGCTCAGCCATCGTCCGTGATCCCCTTTTACACAGGGGCGCGACTATAACAGAGGGTTGAGTGGTGGCCGCGATGACGTCATTGCATCCTCAGCAGGAATACCG
This portion of the Pseudomonas sp. MRSN 12121 genome encodes:
- a CDS encoding bifunctional 2-polyprenyl-6-hydroxyphenol methylase/3-demethylubiquinol 3-O-methyltransferase UbiG, whose amino-acid sequence is MSDYLKLNQANWDERAPLHAASPDYQAQMFVDDPRHLSEVVRFDLPRLGDISGLRGVHLQCHIGTDTLSLARLGARMTGLDFSPASLAEARALAARTGTAIEYVESDVYKASEALPNAAFDLVYTGIGALCWLPSVDTWARNVSALLKPGGRLFIREGHPMLWAVDERREDGLLVTLPYFEHREPLVWDDDSTYVSTDRRLKATVTHAWNHGLGEIVSALLSHGLDITGLVEHQSVPWEALPGQMRCDEHGEWHLKEAPLRLPLSYTLQAVKR
- a CDS encoding MbtH family protein, whose translation is MTSVFDREDILFQVVVNHEEQYSIWPDYKAVPQGWRTVGKSGLKKECLAYIEEVWTDMRPLSLRQKMDAAAAN
- a CDS encoding aspartate aminotransferase family protein, translating into MSVATSLVDDQPARTSPAPAETLYQFTESPLLARQNQQESNARSYPRRIPLALKRARGIYVEDVEGRRFIDCLAGAGTLALGHNHPVVIEAIQQVLADELPLLTLDLTTPVKDRFVQDLFGLLPPELAAEAKIQFCGPTGTDAVEAALKLARTATGRSTVLSFQGAYHGMTQGALSLMGSLGPKRPLGALLSNGVQILPFPYDYRCPFGLGGAAGVKANLSYLENLLSDPEAGVQLPAAIIVEAVQGEGGVIPADLDWLRGVRRITEKAGVALIVDEIQSGFARTGKMFAFEHAGIIPDVVVMSKAIGGSLPMAVVVYRDWLDTWLPGAHAGTFRGNQMAMATGSAVMRYLKEHHVAEHAAAMGERLSEHLRILQRDYPQMGDIRGRGLMLGVELVDPSGEKDALGHPPQFSRLAPLVQRECLKRGLILEMGGRHGSVVRFLPPLVISAAQIDEVAEIFSKALAAAVASL
- a CDS encoding ATP-binding protein; this translates as MVSLRLRLSLTIGAAFVLIWALASAWMFSDLRNQMMFSLDQRLVASARMVAGLLEQLPALPSKGEGTHFSAEQLNIPGGMACQVSSLRGEILARSHNHPDEKLEAERMGFHDQMIDGVRWRSFTLARGDLRITTADRQVEREALNLSVLLAASVPVGVALLACLWLLWLGMGQGLAPLNRMRDALMRRSADSLEPLQIHPLPSELRPLLETQNQLFQRIGKTIERERRLTGDAAHELRSPLTAIKTHLQVARMTEGAARDQSLARAEEGADRLHRTLEQLLLLARVEGSLSFEDGVQCSAEQVAQTAIQDAASGARQRVRLHVDERVSAAPLEMPSVLAIAALRNLLDNALRHTPSDAPVDLNLETIGNRVRFQVRDHGSGIPEDDLQHLTQRFWRNGQSTGCGLGLAIVQAIVQRCGCVLRFDSRPDGLRVELTMPLQSA
- a CDS encoding response regulator, whose amino-acid sequence is MHVLVCEDDELIASGIVAGLTAQGLTVEHVASASAARAMLAVAQFDVMVLDLGLPDEDGLKLLKQQRHAGLEIPVLILTARDSVTDRVDGLQAGADDYLLKPFDLRELAARLHTLLRRVAGRSVNLIEHGRLSYDPSTRETLLGGQPVDLSRREQALLQALLHNRGRVLSSEQLKDSVYGFNDELESNALNVHIHHLRRKLGNGIVETVRGLGYRLGPADGGEEA
- the dsbD gene encoding protein-disulfide reductase DsbD; its protein translation is MRRLFILLFMLLSGLAQAGNNPFEVKPDFLPVGKAFVFTSERLASGETQLFWQIADGYYLYQQRLRFDGLADAQKPALPEGEAHSDEFFGAQQVYRQGLELKIPAGATGKVKVGWQGCADAGLCYPPQSMEVDLGGSPAAASTTTNEATDQALASGLQQRALGWSLLVFFGLGLLLAFAPCSLPMLPILAGLVVGSGASPRRGLALAGSYVLCMALVYAAMGVLAALLGANLQALLQQPWLLGSFAAVFVLLALPMFGFFELQLPAALRDRLENASRSRRGGSLVGAGVLGALSGLLVGPCMTAPLAGALLYIAQSGNALHGGLILFVMGLGIGLPLLLLVTVGNRFLPKPGPWMNLLKGLFGFLFLGTAIVLLRPVLAESLWIGLWGALALVLAYTAWQQRQAAGRAGHLFGAGAVVFGLWGSLLLVGAAGGSDDLWRPLKVYSGGTGGATVSAHDAFTTVKDPAALQNALDTAKAQGQWVLLDYYADWCVSCKIMEKQVFGQPQVLEALKEVRLLRLDVTADNAASRELLNRYKVPGPPSLLWIGPDGEERRSQRITGEVDAAAFLQRWTATREAH
- a CDS encoding TlpA disulfide reductase family protein — translated: MLTFTIGTFAIALNHLLLISALALATLVGWRVAKRGGENPESVLFGLFLLGMLAARVGFVLAYWKHYRDDLWQIVDLRDGGFLAWPGVIALLLAALAWGWRRPALRKPLGAGVGSGLAFWLLASLSLSIFEQGTRLPEIALRNADGGTVQLTSYQGKPLVINLWATWCPPCRREMPVLEKAQQQRPDLTFLFVNQAESMQSVTTFLATQDLTLNNVLFDGSGRLGQAVGSMALPTTLFYSADGRMLGSHLGELSEASLARALEYFEQPHSATAPQAAPVRKPPCPSSATC
- the dsbG gene encoding thiol:disulfide interchange protein DsbG: MPFIRHLLSLSLGAALLQAPLLHAEELPEAIKKIEAKGAKIVGSFDAPDGLKGYAAQYQNRGMALYLTPDGKHVLLGNLYDADGKDLSAEPLQKLVYTPMAKEVWAKMEKSHWIADGKADAPRVVYLFSDPNCPYCNMFWEQARPWVNAGKVQLRHIMVGIIREDSPGKSAALLAAKDPQQALQDHEKAGKGSSLKPLDKIPAEVQAKLDANMALMDELELSATPAIFYLDDKGELQQQQGAPAPGKLVKILGPK
- a CDS encoding DUF6124 family protein, which encodes MKKLVPDPPVESSTYRYPELKLANQALRQSLAEQPVEALPFASLASTASVRVTPDSLFQVRQGISAEEALVHVSLLLKCAEEVSDEITERGSGLERGLIWSMVHSVEMARAVVDALLDGRQAR
- a CDS encoding NUDIX domain-containing protein, yielding MSVDKACPVVLRRREILEILAFEHPLAGLQLVKGSVEPGEPTDVAAARELFEEAGIQGTAVRALGTWRAPATGHLWAFHECHVAQPLPETWVHHAEDDGGHEFRFFWHPLMSEPGAAWHQLFKDALGFIRLSLATPD